The Carboxydothermus pertinax DNA window GAAAGCTTTTCGGCATATTCCCCGGCTTTTAAAGATAACCCCAAAAGTTCCGGTTGGTTAAACAGGTACTTTCGCACGTTAACTTCTACCCGGGTTTTCACTATTTCCGGCTGACTTTGAATTTCGTTGGCTACAGTTCCCAGGCATTTGTCGGCGTAATTACACCAGGCGGCGCAACCGGGATTAAATTTAGGATTGGTGACAAAGTTTTTGCAGTGCGGACATTTTATGGTGATGTCATCTTTCCAGAACTCAATCACTTCTCCACAGTGCGGGCAGGGGGATTCAAAAATATCATCGATTTTCCAGAAACTCCGGTCCTGACCGGGACATTTCCACATGCTCATAATGCCACTTCCTTTCCTTACTACCATTAAACCCTAAAAATCAAGAAAATTCTGTGATCTGGCCCACAAAATACATAGAAAATACAATATACATGAGAAACGGTACTTTCATTAACTAAAGTCGAAATATATACTTTTGAGCAGGAAAAAATAGAGGGAGAGTGAGATGATGTCAAAAAAAGGAGCAGGAGCAGTTTTAGGGGCAGCGTTTTTAATGGCAACTTCCGCTATTGGTCCCGGATTTTTAACCCAAACGGCGGTATTTACCGAACAACTTCTTACCAGCTTTGGTTTTGTTATCCTTATGTCCATTTTGCTGGATATTGGAGCTCAGCTAAACATCTGGCGGATAATTACTATGACGAAAAGACCAGGACAGGAGTTGGTCGATCAGGTGCTGCCTGGACTGGGAGTTTTTATTACCTTTTTAATTGTTTTAGGGGGTTTTGCCTTTAATATCGGCAATATTGCTGGGACAGGTATGGCGGTGAATGTCATAACCGGGATTAGCCCGAAGTGGGGAGCAGTCATTTCTGCTGTTTTTGCCATATTTATTTTCTTATCTAAAGATTTGGGGAGTAAAATTGATTTGACCGCTAAGGTTTTAGGTGGGGTTATGATTTTGCTTACGGCTTATGTGGCTATAATCACAACCCNNNNNNNNNNNNNNNNNNNNNNNNNNNNNNNNNNNNNNNNNNNNNNNNNNNNNNNNNNNNNNNNNNNNNNNNNNNNNNNNNNNNNNNNNNNNNNNNNNNNNNNNNNNNNNNNNNNNNNNNNNNNGTTATATAACCTTTGCCGGAGGGCATAGGCTTTTGGATGCTGGAATAGTGGGGGAGGAAAATTTACCGGAGGTAAATAAAAGCTCCATTTCTGGTATAATAATTGCGGGATTAATGCGGATTTTATTATTTCTTGCGGTATTGGGGGTAGTGGCAAAGGGCCACACCTTAGATCCCAATAACCCACCGGCGTCGGCTTTTAAAATAGCTGCTGGCACTGTGGGTTATAAACTTTTTGGCCTGGTACTGTGGGCGGCGGCAATTACTTCAGTAATTGGGTCTGCTTATACCTCCATGTCATTCTTAAAAAGTTACAGCAAAAAAGTGCGGCAGAATTACAATATAGCCATTATTGTTTTTATACTGTTATCGTTAGCGGTATTTGTGACTATAGGTAAACCGGTTAAGCTTTTAATTTTAGCTGGAGCCTTTAATGGACTTATCTTACCCGTTACGTTAACGGCAATGCTTTTGGTTTTACGGAAAAAAGAACTTTTTGGAAACTATCGCCATCCGGTATGGCTTACGGTTTTTGGCGTAATAGTTGCTCTGGTGGTAGGATATTTTGGTGTGGTTAGCTTTAAAGACCAGTTTTTAAAGCTTTTAAGTTAAGAGGAGGAACTATGCTTAAAATTTACTCCTTAGGAGAAGGTTGCCTTGGGGTTTATTTTGAAAAGGAAATAAACCTGGAAGTAAACCAAAAGGTTATGACTTTAGACCAGAGGTTAAAAGGAATACCCGGAATCATTGAAACGGTGCCTACCTATCGAGCTTTAGCGGTTTATTTTGAGCCTTTAAGCCTTAGTTTTGGGGAGCTAAAGAATTTGGTGGAAAGCTTAACTCAAGATTTAAAAGAGGATTTGAGCATTGCTACTACTCGAGTGTATCGGATACCGGTAGTTTATGGGGGAGAGTTTGGTCCAGACCTTTTGGAAGTAGCCCGAATAAATAACTTAACGCCCGAGGAAGTGGTGGCTATCCATACAAAAAAACGCTATTACATCTACATGCTTGGCTTTACGCCAGGCTTTCCTTATCTCGGAGGTCTTGATCCCAGAATTGCTGCTCCCCGTAAAGTTTCGCCAAGGCCCCGGGTAGAAGCGGGTTCCGTGGGAATTGCCGGGATGCAAACGGGGATTTATCCGCTATCTTCTCCAGGTGGCTGGCAAATTATCGGAAGAACCCCTTTGCGACTGTTTAATCCGGAAAACCCTCAGGCTCCCTTTTTATTAGAGCCCGGAGGGTATATAGAGTTTTATCCAATAAGCGTTGAGGAATACTTCCGGCTGGGAGGGGAAGCATGAAGTACATTGATTTAAATGCCGATATAGGAGAAAGTTATGGTAATTTTAAAATAGGTGAAGATGAAGCCATCTTACCCCTGGTTTCCAGTATAAATGTAGCCTTAGGCTTTCACGCTGGGGATTTTATGGTTATGGCTGAATGCTGTAAGCTTGCCCGGGAATATGGCGTAAACCTGGGAGCTCATCCCGGATACCCGGACCTCTGGGGGTTTGGCCGCCGGAGCATTCCTTACACTAAAGAAGAAATAACCAATATGCTTTTATATCAGCTTGGGGCTCTTTCGGCTTTTGCCCGGGCGGGAGGGGTGAAAATTACCCACGTAAAGCCTCACGGAGCCCTTTATAACGATGCAGTGGTAAAACTTGAAGTGGCCGAAGCGGTGGCCAGGGCGGTTAAGCTTTTTGACCCGGAAGTTGCTATTGTGACCTTGCCTTACGGAAAGCTTTACGAGATTTCCGGGGAGATGGGGCTTACGGTCATCCGGGAAGGGTTTGCCGATCGGGGCTACTTACCCGATGGCCGGTTAGTTCCAAGAAGTGAGGCAAGAGCAAAAAAGTCGCAAGAAGAAGCTATAGCGCAAGCTTTGGCTTTAGCCGAAGGCTGGGTAAAAGCGGTAGATGGTAGTATTATTAAGGCTGAAGTAGATACCATCTGCATTCACGGGGATAACCGGGAGGCGGTGAAACTTGCCCGGGAGATCCGGCAGACACTGTTAAAAAACGACATATATATTCAGGCTTGGAGGAAAAAACGTGCTTAAAATACTAAAACCCGGGAACCTTACAACTATTCAGGATAGAGGACGTTTTGGCTTTCAGCGGTATGGCCTTGGCCCTGGAGGGGCAATGGATTTAAAAGCTTATTGGATAGCCAACAAATTATGCGGGAATAACGGTAGGGAAGCGGTTTTGGAGTTTAACTCTGGCATAACAGTTAGGTTTTTAAAAAGCACGGTGTTTGCCTTAACCGGTGGCAAATACCGGGCTTTTTTAAACGGTATTCCAATTCATTTCTGGCAGTCTTACTTTGTACCTGCCGGGAGTATTTTGGAGATTTACGGACCCTATGCGGGCAATTGGGGGTATCTGGCGGTAAAGGGCGGCTTTTTAATACCAGAAATACTGGGGGGTAGAGCGACCAATATTTTGGCTGGCTTTGGCGGCTATCGGGGGCGGGCATTAAGAAAGGATGACGCAATTCCCGTGGCCGATTATGATGGCAGTTTTAAAAAACGTTACTTTTTACCCGAAGGACGCTTTGCCCTGTATGAGGGGAATGTTATTTTTTTTATCAAAGGGCCAGAATGGGAGTATTTAGATCCGAATAGCATAGATATGCTTTTATCCCAGCCTTTTACCCTAAATCCTGCCTTTAACCGCATGGGCTACCGCTTTACTGGCCCCACTCTTACTCTTCTGGAAGAAAAGGAAATTATCTCTGCTCCGGTGCCTTTGGGCGGTATGCAGGTACCAAAAAGCGGGGAACTTATCATCTTAATGGCTGACCGGCAGACCACCGGCGGCTATCCCCTCATAGGCATTGTGGCGGGGGAAAGTTTAGCAAGATTGGCCCAGAAAACTCCTAAAGAGAAAACTTTCTTTAAATCGATTTCCCTGGAAGAGGCCGAAGAGAAGCTATATAATTTAAATAAAGTGATTGATGAGAGTTTCTGGGAGGTTTAATCTTGGAAATTGCTAAAGAAAAACTTTTTGCTCTGGCCGATAGCATAAGATTTCGGGAAAAAGGGGATAAAGTATATCTTCGGGGGATCATTGAGTTTTCCAACCACTGCCGGAGAAACTGCCTTTACTGCGGTCTTCGCCGGGATAATAAAAAACTTAGCCGCTACCGGATGAGCCCTGAGGAAATAATTAAAAGGGCTAAAGAAATTGCCGCTCTGGGAATAAAGACCGTGGTCCTTCAAAGCGGGGAAGATCCTTATTACAGGTTAAAAGACCTGGTGGAGCTAGTTTCCCGGATCAAGGAACTTGGGGTTTATGTAACCTTAAGTATCGGGGAACTTTCTACTCGTGCGTACCGGGAGCTAAAAAAAGCCGGGGCGGATCGTTACCTTTTGCGCCATGAGACTGCTAATCAAAAGCTTTATGCTGCCCTCCATCCCGATGGAAGCTTTGAAAACCGGAGACGCTGCCTTTACGTTTTAAAAGACTTGGGCTATGAGGTAGGGGCTGGAAATATGGTGGGACTTCCCGGGCAAACCGATGATATGCTCTGGGAGGATTTATTGTTTATGGAGAAGCTGCAGCCGGAGATGGTGGGCATCGGTCCTTTTATTCCCCATCCGCATACACCTCTGGCAAAGGAAAAGGGCGGAACTTTGGAGCAAACCCTTACAATGATTGCCCTGACCAGGCTTACCCTTCCGAAAGCCAATATTCCGGCCACCACTGCCCTGGGTACCATCCACCCCGAGGGCCGGGAACTTGGCTTAAAGGCTGGGGCCAACGTAGTTATGCCCAATATGACACCGCAACCTTATCGACCTCTCTACCAGCTTTATCCCGGTAAAATCTGCGTAAACGAGGACCCCGATGCCTGCCTTCCCTGTCTAAAAAAAAGAATTGAGGGAATAGGAAGAATAGTTGTTTAAAATTTACACCTGACTACTGATCCCAGACCACTGTTTTCACAGGGTCGACTCCTGTCGACCAAATGTTTTGGCTTTATTGGGTTTTGCGGAAAAAAGGAGGATTTTTTGTGGAGTTATCTATACTAATCTTACTTTTTTTGATCATTATCTTGCAAATTATTCTCTTAATTAAAACTCGTTCTCCGGAAAAGGAAGGGATCCTTGCCAATATTAATCTCTTAAAAGAACTCCTTGCCAATACCGACCGGGCGATACGGGAGGAAACCGCCCAGAACCGCAAAGATTTAGGGGAGAGTTTACGGGAGTTTAGAGAAGTTATGATGAGTACTTTAAGCCAAATCGGGGCTTTGCAGAAAAATCAGTTAGAAGCAGTGGAAAGACAGCTTTCAGGCCTTGTCCTGCAAACCGAACAGAAGCTGGAAGCTGTAAGGAAAACGGTAGAAGATAACCTTCACCGATTGCAGGAAGACAACGCCAAAAAGCTGGAAGAAATGCGGGCTACCGTCGATGAAAAGCTGCAGGGGACTTTGGAACGTAGGCTTTCGGAATCGTTTCGGCTGATTAGCGAGCGGCTGGAGCAGGTGCAAAAGGGTTTAGGAGAAATGCAGGCTTTAGCGGCGGGGGTGGGTGATTTAAAGAAAGTTTTAACCAACGTTAAAACCCGGGGAACCCTCGGGGAAATTCAGCTGGGAGCCATTTTAGAGCAGATCTTTGCTCCGGAGCAGTATGAAAAAAATGTTGCCACCAAAAAAGGCGCTACCGAGCGGGTGGAGTATGCCATTAAACTTCCTGGACAGAACGATGGACCGGTATGGCTTCCCATCGACGCTAAATTCCCGATAGAAGACTACCAGCGCCTCTTAGATGCCTACGAACAGGGCGACCAGGGGCTTACCGAGGAAGCTGGGAAAGCTTTAGAAATAAGAGTGCGGGAGGAAGCGAAAAAAATTAGGGATAAATATTTAGATCCGCCCCACACTACCGACTTTGCCATCATGTTTCTACCTTCCGAAGGTTTATATGCGGAGGTATTACGGAGAAACGGCCTGGTAGAACGACTGCAGCGGGAATTTCGGGTTGCAGTAGCTGGTCCTACTACTTTGGCTGCCTTTTTAAACAGCCTGCAGATGGGCTTTAGGACTTTTGCTATCGAAAAACGTTCTCTGGAAGTCTGGACACTTTTAGCTTCCGTTAAAACCGAGTTTACCCGTTTTGCGGATATTCTCGATAAAACCAAGAAAAAACTGGAAGCTGCCAGTAGCGAAATTGATAACGCCGTCAAGAAAACCAAAACCATCGAGAAAAAACTTTCCGCCGTTCAAGAAATGCCTAAGGACGTCCCCAAAATTACCGCACAAAGCTAAATTAGGGACTGTCCCTTTTTTACTACTTGACAAAGGGGGAGAAATGAGTTATTTTAAAGAAAACAATACCAAATAAGTATAGTTTGGAGGAAAAGATGAATTTAACCCAAGCAACGGATTATGCTTTTAGGGCGGTACTGTACCTGGCAAGAAAAGGGGAGGGGGAGGTGGTAGAAGCCCAGGAAATTGCCGGGCAGGAAAGGATACCTCTTAGGTTTTTGCTGAAAATTATGCGACTACTGGGACGGGCAGGAATTATAAAGTCCTTCCGGGGAGTGGGCGGTGGCTTTGCCTTGGCAAAGTCTCCTGCCGAAGTCACCTTACTGGATGTAGTAGAAGCGGTGGAAGGTCCTATCAAGATTAACCGCTGCTTAATTGACCCTCAATATTGCAGCAGTCAGCGTTCTGGGAGATGTGCAATTCACCAGGAACTTTCCCTTTTGCAAAAAGATATCATTGCTCGGCTGGGCACCGCGAATTTTGCGAATATTCTTAACCGGGAACGGGAACTGTAGTGTTTTTTTATTTAAAACTATACTTAAAAAGTATACTTTGAAGGAGGGTGTCTGATGGATTTAACGGCCTTATCCAGGTTGCAGTTTACCATAACTGCCATCTTCCACTTTTTTTACGTACCCCTCACCTTGGGTTTGGCGGTATTAATTGCGTATATGGAATATAAATTCTGGCGCACCAACGATAAGGCGTGGGACAAAATGGCCAGGTTTTGGACCAAGCTTTTTGCCGTAAATTTTGCGGTTGGGGTTGCGTCTGGAATTACTATGGAGTTTCAATTTGGCACCAACTGGGCCGATTATTCCCGGTTTGTGGGTGATATTTTTGGAGCACCCCTGGCGGCGGAAGGGGTATTTGCCTTTTTCTTAGAGTCTACGTTTATCGGTCTTTTGCTCTTTGGTCGGGATAAGATTTCCCGGGGAATGCGGTTTTTAAGTGCGGTTTTAGTTGCTTTTGGTACAAACCTGTCAGCCTTTTGGATTATTGCGGCTAACTCCTGGCAACAGACCCCGGCGGGTTATAAACTGGAAGGCGGTCGGGCTATACTTACCAGCTTTAAAGAAGCGGTATT harbors:
- a CDS encoding DNA recombination protein RmuC, which gives rise to MELSILILLFLIIILQIILLIKTRSPEKEGILANINLLKELLANTDRAIREETAQNRKDLGESLREFREVMMSTLSQIGALQKNQLEAVERQLSGLVLQTEQKLEAVRKTVEDNLHRLQEDNAKKLEEMRATVDEKLQGTLERRLSESFRLISERLEQVQKGLGEMQALAAGVGDLKKVLTNVKTRGTLGEIQLGAILEQIFAPEQYEKNVATKKGATERVEYAIKLPGQNDGPVWLPIDAKFPIEDYQRLLDAYEQGDQGLTEEAGKALEIRVREEAKKIRDKYLDPPHTTDFAIMFLPSEGLYAEVLRRNGLVERLQREFRVAVAGPTTLAAFLNSLQMGFRTFAIEKRSLEVWTLLASVKTEFTRFADILDKTKKKLEAASSEIDNAVKKTKTIEKKLSAVQEMPKDVPKITAQS
- a CDS encoding LamB/YcsF family protein — encoded protein: MKYIDLNADIGESYGNFKIGEDEAILPLVSSINVALGFHAGDFMVMAECCKLAREYGVNLGAHPGYPDLWGFGRRSIPYTKEEITNMLLYQLGALSAFARAGGVKITHVKPHGALYNDAVVKLEVAEAVARAVKLFDPEVAIVTLPYGKLYEISGEMGLTVIREGFADRGYLPDGRLVPRSEARAKKSQEEAIAQALALAEGWVKAVDGSIIKAEVDTICIHGDNREAVKLAREIRQTLLKNDIYIQAWRKKRA
- a CDS encoding RrF2 family transcriptional regulator, producing the protein MNLTQATDYAFRAVLYLARKGEGEVVEAQEIAGQERIPLRFLLKIMRLLGRAGIIKSFRGVGGGFALAKSPAEVTLLDVVEAVEGPIKINRCLIDPQYCSSQRSGRCAIHQELSLLQKDIIARLGTANFANILNREREL
- the hydE gene encoding [FeFe] hydrogenase H-cluster radical SAM maturase HydE — its product is MEIAKEKLFALADSIRFREKGDKVYLRGIIEFSNHCRRNCLYCGLRRDNKKLSRYRMSPEEIIKRAKEIAALGIKTVVLQSGEDPYYRLKDLVELVSRIKELGVYVTLSIGELSTRAYRELKKAGADRYLLRHETANQKLYAALHPDGSFENRRRCLYVLKDLGYEVGAGNMVGLPGQTDDMLWEDLLFMEKLQPEMVGIGPFIPHPHTPLAKEKGGTLEQTLTMIALTRLTLPKANIPATTALGTIHPEGRELGLKAGANVVMPNMTPQPYRPLYQLYPGKICVNEDPDACLPCLKKRIEGIGRIVV
- the pxpB gene encoding 5-oxoprolinase subunit PxpB translates to MLKIYSLGEGCLGVYFEKEINLEVNQKVMTLDQRLKGIPGIIETVPTYRALAVYFEPLSLSFGELKNLVESLTQDLKEDLSIATTRVYRIPVVYGGEFGPDLLEVARINNLTPEEVVAIHTKKRYYIYMLGFTPGFPYLGGLDPRIAAPRKVSPRPRVEAGSVGIAGMQTGIYPLSSPGGWQIIGRTPLRLFNPENPQAPFLLEPGGYIEFYPISVEEYFRLGGEA
- a CDS encoding NRAMP family divalent metal transporter, coding for YITFAGGHRLLDAGIVGEENLPEVNKSSISGIIIAGLMRILLFLAVLGVVAKGHTLDPNNPPASAFKIAAGTVGYKLFGLVLWAAAITSVIGSAYTSMSFLKSYSKKVRQNYNIAIIVFILLSLAVFVTIGKPVKLLILAGAFNGLILPVTLTAMLLVLRKKELFGNYRHPVWLTVFGVIVALVVGYFGVVSFKDQFLKLLS
- a CDS encoding biotin-dependent carboxyltransferase family protein gives rise to the protein MLKILKPGNLTTIQDRGRFGFQRYGLGPGGAMDLKAYWIANKLCGNNGREAVLEFNSGITVRFLKSTVFALTGGKYRAFLNGIPIHFWQSYFVPAGSILEIYGPYAGNWGYLAVKGGFLIPEILGGRATNILAGFGGYRGRALRKDDAIPVADYDGSFKKRYFLPEGRFALYEGNVIFFIKGPEWEYLDPNSIDMLLSQPFTLNPAFNRMGYRFTGPTLTLLEEKEIISAPVPLGGMQVPKSGELIILMADRQTTGGYPLIGIVAGESLARLAQKTPKEKTFFKSISLEEAEEKLYNLNKVIDESFWEV